A window of Theropithecus gelada isolate Dixy chromosome 14, Tgel_1.0, whole genome shotgun sequence contains these coding sequences:
- the LOC112606657 gene encoding LOW QUALITY PROTEIN: endoplasmic reticulum export factor CTAGE5-like (The sequence of the model RefSeq protein was modified relative to this genomic sequence to represent the inferred CDS: inserted 1 base in 1 codon), with protein MEEPGTTPKPYLGLVLEELGRVVAALPESRRPDSDPYDFPWELVVCAAVVGFFAVLFFLWRSFRSVRSRLYVGREEILAAMLSGLIEEKCKLLEKFSLIQKEYEDYEVESSLEDVSFEKAAAAARSLEATCEKLNRFNSELEDEILCLEKEFKEEKSKHSQQDELMADISKTIQSVQDESKSLKSQIAEAKIIFKIFQMNEERWEIAIKDALSENSQLQESQKQLLQEAEVWKEQVSELNKQKVTFEDSKVHAEQVLNDKENHIKTLTGCLLKMKDWAAVLGEDITDDDNLELEVNGEPENGAYSDDPPKGALKKLIHAAKLNVSLQTLEGERNHIIIQLSEVDKTKDELTEHIKNLQTQQASLQSENMCFESENQKLQRKLKIMTELYQENEMKLRKKLTVEENYQIQEEEKLSKVEKKISHTIEGLETYRKLAKDREVELERTINFYQRQVISYEKKGHDNWLAARTAEGKLNDLRKENANNRQKLTETGFKFALLEKDPSAPDVSNTAFDREHSPYGPSPLGQPSSETRAFLSPQTLLEGPLRLSPVLPGRGRRGPRGPGNPLDHQITNERGEPSCDTLTDPHRAPSDTGPLSSPWDQERRMMFPPPEQSYPDSGLPPQREDRFYSNSDRLSGPAELRSFNMPSLDKMDGSMPSETESSRNDAKDDLGDLNMPDSSLPAENEATGTGFVPPPLAAIRGPLFPVNTRGPFMRRGPPFPPPPPGTMFGASGGYYPPTDFPGPPHAPFAVRNIYPPRGFPPYLHPRPGFLPXPSHSEGRSEFPSGLILPSMEPATEHPEPQQET; from the exons ATGGAGGAGCCCGGCACTACCCCTAAGCCCTATTTGGGATTGGTCCTGGAGGAGCTAGGCAGGGTTGTGGCAGCACTACCTGAAAGTAGGAGACCAGATTCGGATCCTTATGATTTTCCATGGGAATTGGTGGTATGTGCAGCTGTTGTTGGATTTTTTGCCGTTCTCTTTTTTCTGTGGAGAAGTTTTAGATCGGTTAGGAGTCGGCTTTATGTGGGAAGAGAAGAAATACTTGCTGCAATGCTTTCTGGactaattgaagaaaaatgtaaactactTGAAAAATTTAGCCTTATTCAGAAAGAATACGAAGACTATGAAGTAGAGTCATCTTTAGAGGATGTCAGCTTTGAGAAGGCGGCAGCAGCAGCACGAAGTTTGGAGGCAACCTGTGAAAAGCTGAACAGGTTCAATTCTGAACTTGAGGATGAAATCCTCTGTCTAGAAAAAGAGttcaaagaagagaaatctaaacatTCTCAACAAGATGAATTGATGGCGGATATTTCAAAAACGATACAGTCTGTACAAGATGAGTCAAAATCTCTCAAATCACAAATAGCTGAAGCCAAAATCATTTTCAAgatttttcaaatgaatgaagaaCGATGGGAGATAGCAATAAAAGATGCTTTGAGTGAAAATTCTCAACTTCAGGAAAGCCAGAAGCAGCTTTTGCAAGAAGCTGAAGTATGGAAGGAACAAGTGAGTGAGCTTAATAAACAGAAAGTAACATTCGAAGACTCCAAAGTACACGCAGAACAAGTtctaaatgataaagaaaatcacaTCAAGACTCTGACTGGATGCTTGCTGAAGATGAAAGATTGGGCTGCTGTGCTTGGAGAGGACATAACGGATGATGATAACTTGGAATTAGAAGTGAACGGTGAACCGGAAAATGGTGCTTACTCAGATGATCCTCCAAAAGGAGCTTTGAAGAAACTGATTCATGCTGCtaagttaaatgtttctttacaaaccttagaaggagaaagaaaccaCATTATTATTCAGTTATCTGAAGTTGACAAAACAAAGGACGAGCTTACAGAGCATATTAAAAATCTTCAGACTCAACAAGCATCTTTGCAGTCAGAAAACATGTGTTTTGAAAGTGAGAATCAGAAACTTCAACGGAAACTTAAAATAATGACTGAAttatatcaagaaaatgaaatgaaactccGCAAGAAATTGACAGTAGAGGAAAATTACCAGatacaggaagaagagaaactttctaaagtggaaaaaaagatCAGCCATACCATTGAAGGGCTGGAGACCTATAGAAAGCTAGCCAAAGATCGTGAAGTAGAATTGGAGAGAactattaatttttatcaaaggCAGGTTATTTCCTATGAGAAAAAAGGACATGATAATTGGTTGGCAGCTCGGACTGCTGAAGGAAAACTCaatgatttaaggaaagaaaatgctaacaacagacaaaaattaactgaaacaGGGTTTAAATTTGCACTTTTAGAAAAAGATCCTTCTGCACCTGATGTTTCAAATACAGCATTTGACAGAGAGCATTCCCCATATGGTCCCTCACCATTGGGTCAGCCTTCATCTGAAACGAGAGCGTTTCTCTCTCCTCAAACTTTGTTGGAGGGTCCACTCAGACTCTCACCTGTGCTTCcggggagaggaagaagaggccCAAGAGGCCCAGGGAATCCTCTGGACCATCAGATTACCAATGAAAGAGGAGAACCAAGCTGTGATACATTAACTGATCCTCACAGGGCTCCTTCTGATACTGGGCCCCTGTCATCTCCGTGGGATCAGGAACGAAGGATGATGTTTCCTCCACCAGAACAATCATATCCTGATTCAGGTCTTCCTCCACAAAGGGAAGAcagattttattctaattctgaTAGACTGTCTGGGCCAGCAGAACTCAGAAGTTTTAATATGCCTTCTTTGGATAAAATGGATGGGTCAATGCCTTCAGAAACGGAATCCAGTAGAAATGATGCCAAAGATGATCTTGGTGATTTAAATATGCCTGATTCATCTCTCCCTGCTGAAAATGAAGCAACTGGCACCGGCTTTGTGCCTCCACCTCTAGCTGCAATCAGAGGTCCATTGTTTCCAGTGAATACAAGGGGCCCGTTCATGAGAAGAGGACCTCCTTtccccccacctcctccaggaaccATGTTTGGAGCTTCTGGAGGTTACTATCCACCAACGGATTTCCCAGGTCCACCACATGCTCCATTTGCAGTGAGAAACATCTATCCACCGAGGGGTTTTCCTCCTTACCTTCACCCAAGACCTGGATTTTTAC CACCCTCACATTCTGAAGGTAGAAGCGAGTTCCCTTCAGGGTTGATTCTGCCTTCAATGGAGCCTGCTACTGAACATCCAGAACCACAGCAAGAAACCTGA